The proteins below come from a single Gimesia alba genomic window:
- a CDS encoding NAD-dependent epimerase/dehydratase family protein: MNVLVTGGGGFLGLYIVEQLVEAGETVRVFCRGEYPRLKELNVETFQGDIRDADAIMRACEGIDTVYHTAAVSGIWGPWDYFYSINTQGTLNVLEACQKQGVTRLVYTSSPSVVYDGSAHENGTEKLPYSEQFLCHYPHTKMLAEKAVLAANGEKGLATVALRPHLIWGPRDNHLIPRLIQRAKSGRLRQVGDGTNLISMSYVENAAAAHLQAAARLFADSPVGGQAYFINEPEPVLMWEWINQLLSLAGLPPVQKQISVKAAKRIGGVLEFVYRMLHLPGEPPMTRFLASQLSSSHYYDISRARHDFGYQPLVDFAEAMRRMEPELKRLAAQ; this comes from the coding sequence ATGAACGTACTCGTTACCGGGGGAGGCGGCTTCCTTGGTCTGTATATTGTAGAACAACTGGTTGAAGCGGGCGAGACGGTTCGCGTCTTCTGCCGTGGTGAGTATCCGCGTCTGAAAGAATTGAACGTGGAAACGTTCCAGGGAGATATTCGTGATGCGGACGCTATTATGCGAGCCTGTGAGGGGATCGATACGGTTTATCATACCGCAGCGGTCTCTGGTATCTGGGGGCCGTGGGATTATTTCTACAGCATCAATACGCAGGGGACATTAAATGTTCTCGAAGCCTGCCAGAAACAGGGCGTGACTCGCTTGGTTTACACGAGTTCGCCGAGCGTGGTATATGATGGGTCCGCGCATGAGAACGGGACGGAAAAGTTGCCGTACAGCGAGCAGTTTCTCTGTCACTATCCGCATACCAAGATGCTTGCAGAAAAAGCGGTCTTGGCCGCCAATGGAGAAAAAGGACTGGCGACGGTGGCACTCCGGCCACATTTAATCTGGGGGCCGCGTGATAATCATTTGATTCCCCGGTTAATTCAACGCGCCAAATCCGGTCGCTTGCGACAGGTGGGAGACGGGACCAATCTGATTTCGATGAGTTATGTTGAGAACGCCGCCGCCGCGCATTTGCAGGCAGCCGCCCGGTTGTTCGCTGATTCTCCTGTAGGAGGGCAGGCTTATTTTATCAATGAGCCGGAACCGGTTTTAATGTGGGAATGGATCAATCAGTTGCTGAGTCTGGCGGGATTGCCGCCGGTGCAAAAACAGATTTCCGTGAAAGCAGCCAAGCGGATTGGTGGCGTTCTGGAGTTTGTCTACCGCATGCTGCATCTGCCTGGTGAACCACCGATGACGCGTTTTCTGGCATCACAATTGAGCAGTTCGCATTATTACGACATCAGTCGCGCCCGGCATGATTTTGGTTATCAGCCCCTTGTCGATTTTGCAGAAGCGATGCGGCGTATGGAGCCGGAATTGAAGCGTCTCGCTGCACAATAG